From Callospermophilus lateralis isolate mCalLat2 chromosome 5, mCalLat2.hap1, whole genome shotgun sequence, a single genomic window includes:
- the Neurog1 gene encoding neurogenin-1, translating into MPAPLETCLSDLDCVSNNSSSDLSGFLTDEEDCVRLQLPVSTSGPPAPARRGAPGISGASDVPGAQDEEQERRRRRGRGRVRSEALLHSLRRSRRVKANDRERNRMHNLNAALDALRSVLPSFPDDTKLTKIETLRFAYNYIWALAETLRLADQGLPGGAARERLLPPQCAPCLPGPPSPASDAESWGSGTAASPCAAATSPLSDPSSPAASEDFAYGPGDPLFSFPGLPKDLLHTTPCFIPYH; encoded by the coding sequence ATGCCAGCCCCGCTGGAGACCTGCCTCTCCGACCTCGACTGCGTCAGCAACAACAGCAGCAGCGACCTGTCCGGCTTCCTCACCGACGAGGAGGACTGTGTCAGGCTCCAATTGCCTGTCTCCACCTCGGGGCCGCCCGCGCCGGCCCGCAGGGGCGCACCTGGGATCTCTGGGGCGTCAGATGTTCCAGGGGCGCAGGATGAGGAGCAGGAGAGGCGGCGGCGCAGGGGCCGTGGGCGAGTGCGCTCCGAGGCGCTGCTACATTCATTACGCAGGAGCCGGCGCGTCAAGGCCAATGATCGAGAGCGCAACCGCATGCACAATTTGAACGCGGCGCTGGACGCGCTGCGTAGTGTGCTGCCCTCCTTCCCTGATGACACCAAGCTCACAAAGATCGAGACGCTGCGCTTCGCCTACAACTACATCTGGGCTCTGGCCGAGACACTGCGCCTGGCCGATCAAGGACTGCCCGGGGGCGCTGCCCGGGAGCGCCTCCTACCTCCTCAATGTGCCCCCTGCCTGCCCGGACCCCCGAGCCCAGCCAGCGATGCCGAGTCCTGGGGCTCCGGTACCGCGGCCTCCCCGTGCGCCGCCGCCACATCACCACTCTCTGACCCCAGTAGCCCCGCGGCCTCCGAAGATTTCGCATATGGCCCCGGCGATCCCCTTTTCTCCTTCCCTGGCCTGCCCAAAGACTTGCTCCACACGACGCCGTGTTTCATTCCTTACCACTAG